From Quercus lobata isolate SW786 chromosome 11, ValleyOak3.0 Primary Assembly, whole genome shotgun sequence:
gCTTCACCAAATTTCATGCCTCAAAAGTATAATTTACTCTTGTTTATTTTGATTGTGCGTTTGTCtaatttggtgttttttttgggggtaatttGAATAGGAGGTTGTGTTGGATACGATGATGGAGTTTGTGAAAGTTGCAAATGGTGGGAGGTTTCACTCTGCTATATACCACAGGCTTTTACATGCTATTGTAAGTTTGGACAATTTctgaggtttttattttttattttgttattatttgttACATCGCTTAGTGATGTGGATGGACATTTCTGTTGCAGGTTCACTCCACGGTGCCAGTTAATTTCGTTGTAGACTTGCTTGTGTCGAAGTACTTCAAGTACATTGATGTACGGTATGATCACTTTCTTACACTGCCAATGTTTGTGAATTTCAGTTTTAGATGATGGTGTAGTTACTGTAGTATGTTGTTACTTAGCGTTCTCAGTAGGACAGGAAAGACGTAATCTCTGCTGTGTCTATGTCATGGTGTATGTTAATTTTATAGTAGACTTGATTTGTGTCAAAGTACTTCAAGTACATTGATGTCTGGTATGATCACTTTCTTACATACCAATGTTTGTGAATTTTACTTTTGGATGATAATATGGTATGTTGACATGTTGTTACTTAGTATTCACAGTAGGACAGGATAGATGTAGTCTCTGTTGTGTCTATATGGTTCTTTCAGGTTTCACTTCGATTGCTTGCTTCTGGTATCTTAAAATTGTAGTTAACTTAAATGTTAtcttctgtttttaattttttctgttgaaataattttttttgaattattatttttcacttGCAGTTATTTTACCTACATTAGTCTGGAAAAACTTGCTAGAACTTTGGAGGAAAAAGACATTTCTGGTACTTTTCCTGCTATGCACCACATTGAAACTTTTCTGctaactcttttattttttgggtatataCATAAGaacattttattgattttcctCATCAGATCACGGAGATGTGAATGCAGACAGCAACGATGAGAGTCATTCAAAATCTAGGTAGGTATTTTTCATGTAGTTGTTACTTCCTCCCCTTACCTGTGCTCTTCTTTATCAGGATCTAGATGATAGCTGTTGAATTTATGTAAAAGAAGTTTACTTTTCTTGCAGCTTGGAGATTTTTATTCACAATATACATTATGTTATATCGCACATCCCCCCACTTGAAGGCTCAGATGAAAAATCAGATTTCGAGATGTGGAGCAGATCAGGTGATTGCTTGCTGGTTACTCTTGGAGCTTATCATttccttttcagttttcttcCAATATATGGTGTTGTAACTCCTTtagtttgtatatatatgtattcaTGACTAGTATGTATCAATCTAGTCTGTCCTTTATATGGCCTTTATTCAGTTGCACCTACATGATTATTATCCGACATTAATGCTAACTGCCTGGCGAACATAGAAGATGgaaatacataattttaattACTGTACAACTTTTGTTATTTGGGCTCAATTAAGCTTTAATTTTGCTTGTTTCTTTACTGATTAAGATTCTTATCTAAAGGAGGTGATAGTAAAGAGCTCTCTGGGAATCCAAAGGCAGAAGATAAACAGCTCCATACTGAGAAGAACAAGAATAATGTAAATTGCTATTGTTTTACTTGTGCAGGCTCTTTAATGTTTGTACTATTGGTTAAATTAgttcttatttttcatttataaactCCATTGTATTATTATGCTTAAATGGATAATGTCCACTGATATTCTTTCGTATATTTCTTTTTGATATTGTGTATTTGTGTTTAGGTGTTGTCTGCTGCCAAAATTGCCAAAaagatgaaattaaaatttacaaaagcaTGGATTTCATTTCTTAGGTTACAGCTTCCACTTGATGTATACAAGGAGGTAAGCCTCAAACTTTTCATACTATGTTAGAAACAGCATATTGTGCTCTTAGGCATAATCTATTAAATGTCAAAATGCATGGAAATGAAGTTGTCTTACTTGTTATGGCTAGTCTTGAGGTTAGAATTAAAACAAATGCCCTGGCAATCAAACTTGGATCCTCAGATCCTAATAGGCTCTCTTGTcatttttgtaacttttttcttttccccctaATAATCTTAAgccaatatctttttttttacaacttctgATGGATATAATTTTCATTCTCACACCAATTGCATTTGAACCAAATGGTATCTTCTGCCCCCAAAAGTGGTGGAAGGTAAGGTAATGGTTTAAATCTCATATGGGTGCATGagttatgtttatatatataaaacaataatttatgAGTTGAGTTCTTCATTCTTAATATTAGCACCAATTTGATTGGTTTTTGGTAATtgtagtctctctctctctcagcatgtttattttttgtttttgctgttCTTTTTATCTTAAGGTGTTCCATTATTTTCTCACGTTCAGGTTCTTGTGACTCTTCACCAGGCCGTCATTCCTTATCTGTCTAATCCTATAATGTTATGGTAAAATTTACATACTTAGTAGATTTCGTATTGTTTCATATTTTACATCTTGCGTCTTTTTCTCTTTGGAATGGTGAACTTGTGTCTAATTTACTCCCTGACAATGTGCAGTGATTTTTTGACAAGATCATATGACATTGGTGGTGTTGTCAGTGTCATGGCTCTTAGCAGTCTCTTCATCCTCATGACACAGTATGGTTTAGAGTACCCTAACTTTTATGAAAAGCTTTATGCTTTATTGGTCCCTTCTATCTTCATGGCAAAACATCGGGCAAAATTTTTCCAGGTAACTACATAGTTCATCTTTACACTTTATGCTTTAGTGTTGGAATTTAGGCTCTTCTTGAgcaatttcttattttctaagTGAATGCAATGTATTTTCTGTAGCTTCTTGATTCTTGCTTAAAGTCTACACTTCTCCCGGCATATTTGGCAGCTGCTTTTGCTAAGAAATTGAGTCGGCTGTCGCTTTCAGTTCCTGCTTCAGGAGCATTGGTTATTATAGCTCTGATTCACAATCTTTTACGAAGACATCCTTCAATCAACTGTTTGGTGCACCGGGTAGCAATACAATCTTACTATTTactttcaattatatttttttggttcaatttccCCATGATCCATTTGACTTTGGTGCAAGTGGGGCTCACTGGGTTTATTATTATGAGTGGGATTGTAGGTAGATTCTATATTGTGCATTGCATAAATTGCATCTCCTTTGCTTGTTTCTTGAAACTTTTTCTCTGTTTGTTGCCTAATGCAGAATAACATAACATAAAAATTGGAGTTAAATAGATTGGTTTCCACATGGTAAATACCAGTATGTTAGATAGGCTTTATAATTGTGGTATGGAGGAAAATATGCTGGGTTTTAGAATATCAAGGTTTTCTACGTAGTATAATGATAAAGTTGCCACCTGATTGTGTGATTGGTAGTACAAGAAAATTTAGAGGTGCAGCACATACTTCAATGATACAATTAGACCAAGTCATATTATTGGCCCCCACttctattattaataatattcttacgttatttatcaaaaaaaatattattggcCCCCACTATGTTTTTGCAATTATTAATTGAAGACTTGGCATGGGTGTTTGCAGCTCCACGATGCATTTTGCTGCTAAAGTTGTAGCTTTTGTCCATGAAGTTGACAAGAGTTGCTAAAATTAATGTTAGTTATGAAAAATACGCTTTGGTATCAACAGTAAAAGGATCAAATTTAATGTACGAAATGAAATATATGGATGATTAGAAGTCACACAGAGGAAAGAGTGAGAGTTACTCTTTTAGCAGGAGTTTTGGACACTGCATCGTGCTGCATATGAAGCTTTATCTGTTTACAATTCTGAACTATGAATGGAAATGGCAAACTTTTTCTTGGAGTCCTATTATGTTCTGGTTGTGTGTTCAGTAATTAATAGCTGTCAGTTTAGTAACGCTAGATTGGTTGGTTTCCAGTATGTTCAATCCAATGGAGAAAAAGCACGTAAGGTTCACCAAATTAGATTTGGCCACTCAGATTTTTACTTTCTAAACTTTGGTGAATGAATGGTTTTGACCCTGTTTCCACTAATTCtttaaatatcataattttaagTTCAACTAATAACTCTTTCCAAtggttgaaatatttttttttacctttcatGCATTCTGTAAGAAGGGCTAAATTAGAAGTTTGTGCAGGAAGTTCAAGAGGAAACCGCAAAAGAAACAGATGCAGATATGTCCAGCAGGAAACTAGGCATTGATCATTTTGACAATGAGGAAAGTAATCCTATAAAGTCCAAGGCCATGAGTAAGTATCTTCTTGAATCTTTTTCTATTCCTCTCTCATTTTGGCTAATTTACTGCCCTTAGCCAACCCAAAGTAGTTGTGAAATGCATTATTATGAGTTTATCCATCACATCACTCTGCATGCACTTTTGTTTTCTATTATCTTACTTACCCATAGATGAAGAATACAGAGCTTGAGTGCTTGCAGATTGGTACAAATTAACTATGATGCTCCCAATTATTGCATAGGTTGAATTTTATTAGGCTTAGTTGCACACTCTTATGTTTTGGAAAACTTTAGAGCCATTAAACTGGGATGAAAAGGGATCGTAtgtatttggacttttattttcacatttaagatgtTTTGGTTCAACATTATAATACAATTGACCTCTATGGTTTATGTTGTTTAGCTTTGAGGCTGGATTGATCTTCTTGATGCAACTAGGCTCACTAAGTATAACCACTCAAAAGTATAGTTCATGACTTCTgtacttttttgtttgtttggctTGGAAGCCTAAAatctccttttttcttctttagttcCTTAGTACTGTCAGGTTTGATGACCTAAGAAGGCATCCTGTTTTAATAGATATAAATTAGTGTGATCCCTGTATCATGTAAGCAATGAATGTGAACATCACACGGATCCTCCATGTCTTCTCTCCAGTTTACATTGCTTGATTTCATTCGTTAATATATTTGCTCACTCTGAGTGGTGCAATTACTTTCTATCGTAACTTTACATATTGATGAACATTTTTGGAACAGAAAGTTCCCTTTGGGAGATTGATACCCTCCGTCACCACTACTGCCCTGCTGTCTCAAGGTACATGCTTTGATCCTTGTTATCACACCCCTACATTTGCATGTACATATTCAAATGTacatatatttttgtaatgCATGTACAAATGCTTGATTCTATTTGGTAATGTATTTTTTCCTTATGGTGTTAGGTTTGTTTTATCACTTGAGAATGACTTGACAGTCAGAGCTAAAACGACTGAAATGACAGTTCAAGATTTCAGTTCTGGTTCATATGCAACAATTTTTGGGGATGAGGTAATGTTCTCATGTCTGTcaatacatgaaatttttttattaattttccattaatcaggaaaaaaaatgctttttatGCCATTGACTGGATTTAACAATGAAATACTATTTTAACCCTGATTGGAGCATGATTGGTAGTTGAGTACCTGTCAATGTGCCCATACTTATCTAGATGCATTTTTACAGTGCTATCTTTGAAGCTTAACATGGGGTTGCTTCAGTATTACTTATCTGGAAAATTAAATGAGATAACTTTAATTGCATCATGGAGACAGTTTTCTGTGTGCGCTCAACTAGGATATTTCACAGTGGTACCATATTTCAAATCTATGCCTTTAGTCACCTTCAATGCTGGCTCAAATTAGCTGTTTGTTAAATTAGTTAAAGCTTATTTTTTCCGGTGAAATAATTCAAGGACACAGTACGGTCAagtatttgttaatattttggatgctaaaacattttcttttatgcATTTTAAGTTCCCTCAAAGCTTCTCCTTTAATATTGCAGATTAGGCGAAGGGTAAAACAGGTTCCACTGGCATTCTACAAAGCTATTCCCACCTCTTTGTTCTCAGAGTCTGATTTTCCTGGTTGGACTTTTAAACATGATGGCAAGGAAACAATTGATGGCAATGATGAGAAACAGATTACTAATATATCCGATGAATGTGATAATAGTTCTGCAAAACGACAACGGGTAGAGAATTCATGATCCAAATGCAGTTTTCTGTGCATTTGTATACGTTGTTCATTATATTTGAGTTCCATTTTCCTCTTCGGGTTAGGCTTGTATTTCTTTTTGCCAATGGGTTAGTAATTTTGTCGGTAGGTTTTGCTCTGCTCTGCTGCCAATTATTTGTTCCTTACAAGTGTACTACAATTTCTTTGAAATGAAACCAAAAAAccaaatgataaataaaatattctctttaaGGTGCATCATTGGAAAGTGATCTTGTGCaaaaccatgaatttaattgttATGTTTTGTTGTTGCACCTTAGGTACTGTTCCTTAAATGTTGTAATTTAAGTTTTCCAATTGAATTAACCATGTTAATGCAATGATGATCAACAGTCAATGAAACAAAAATGATGTTATCTTTACCTAATGACAATTAAATTCATCCATGTAGCTTAACTAGTGTaatcttattattaaatttacctAGGGAAATTTAAGGTACAATACCTagacaaaatttagcttttaacttACGATGGTCTTGTGGGTATCCAGGGAGGTGGTACGGGAAGCTTAAAAAATGAAAGGTCTTGACCTCATACGAAGGGTAACATGAATCTTCAAAATGAAACAAGGTTTCCTTTCTCTAAGACATCCAATCTCCCATGGAGAATAAAAGTTCTATTTCAAGTTTTCATTTGAGCAAGATCAAATGCATGCCACGGTTGGCTATTCATAGTATTATCATTCAAATTTGCTATCAAGCATCCATCAAATCTAATCATATATTACTGTCCAGAAGATCTTGGAGAAGATCTAGACTTTCTGCAGATATACACCTTTTGAATTGGAATTTCGGGATCTCAAGCGCAGGTGGTGGGTCTGGGGAGAAACACACAGTAACAACAGTCAGGTTATCACATGTATTGCGTTTGAGTGCCTCCCTAACCAGCTCCCTTGAGCATCTCTCCGGATCATTGTGAAGCATTAACTCTTTCCTTGCAATTGTTACTGCACACTGGCTGCTCATCACATCCCATAGGCCATCACAGCCTAGTATAAGGaattcatcttcttcattcagtACCATGTCCTGAAGCTCTGGCTCTGCACTCAACGGACTGGATGAGCCTttgggatctttcatgtgccaATCTCCAATAGCTCGAGCCACTGATAATTGACCATTAAGGTATCCATCATATACTACACCACCAAGCTTCTCAATTCTTAGTCTCTCAGAGGAGCTATCGGGTTTATGGTCTCTGGACAGCTCTACTGCCTTACCACGTTTCCCCAACACAGCTCGACAGTCCCCTGCATTGGCAATTAGCATCATCCTGGAAGGAGAGATCATATGTCAAACATAAGTGGCCTCATCCCTAGAGACACAAAATAATCATAGCTAAATTCTTCAGACATTGCATCCAGAGACTGTCCTATATTGAGTGGTTAAAACTCTTCATGTAGCAAGCGTTCATCTTAACTTTATTTGATAAGGAAAACTGACAGGAAAGACGCTAAAACTACTACTGATTttaatgcaaatttttttcaacTAGTGTGGTAATAAGCATGATTGATGCCTTCTCAACAATTAGTTACATAATAAAATTTGCAGTATCCTTAGTATCACTCATTTGATCATTATTACTAAGTTATACCATAACCATGTCTCTAAAATGGACGGTAGTGTTTGCCAACCCAATCCCAAAATAACATACCCATGTTCCCAACCATGATTTCAGGACCTAGAAAGTCATAATGAAGATTGAAGACATCCAGAGATGAAAACATTATTGGTGGCCCCAAACAGCAAAAGTAGTTTAGTGGCAAGTGAAGTTTTATTCCACAGTTAACCAAGCATGGTTATTACCTGAACAAGATAAGAGTAAAAAGTAACTGTTATTTTTGCAGAGTCCATATTTTCATTAATCATTTTCCTCCACATATAGGCTGCATAATATCTTCATTGCCAATTGATCAATTATTATTTCCTGTGGACATGAATAATTTCTGACGATACCGTAAGCCTGAAGGATAATGCAGATACTAGTATTATGTACTTCATAGATACTAGCCAACAATCATAGGAAAATCATTTTCAGTTATGTGGTAAGATTTTAATTCATCCAATACTGAATTTcaggaaattaatttttctaaaacaatGAACAGAAATAGCAAGTTCAGACTAGAAACAGTACCTTCCAAAAATAAGGGCAGTCAAGGCAGTGGTGCCAGAGGAACTATCAAGAGAAGCTGCATCAGCAAAAGCATGGTCAGCTCTCAGAAAAGCACTCTTAATGGCCTTGTTCACACAAATGGGGAAATGAGAGTCCTCCAATATAAATCGAAGAATGTTCTCTCTCACAAATAAAGCTGCATCTATACCCCCATGGCCATCAAACACCTGCAGCAGGACAGTAATGATCAGATCACATAGCCAATGGCATGCTATGGCAATTGTGCAATCACCACTGGTCTATTGCTTATTTACCAATCTATAATTTAAGTATCGGCAATCTAGAATTAAAACTCTAAATCTATGATTCCAGCAATTAAAATACAGACCCCATAGAAAGCTCCAGGAGAAGGGAAGGGTGCAGTTGAACCTAGATGTTCAAAAAGATTATCGATACATATGTGCTCATCCTCCATATAAGGTTTGGGTCCAATCTCTGAACAGATTCCAGAACGAAAAACAGGTACAAACATGGCATTACCATCTGATGGTGACTCTGTGCTAACAACCCCACTATCCAATTCCTAAGCAAAATGGATCACAAATCAAAATGCAATACATTACATATAATACAAATTCAGTATGAAAAGAAGATGAACACTGCAATATAGTTTTTCTCACCACTTCAGCAGTAGAAGCCAACTGAGTTGAGCTCATGCAGTGTCCTATTGGTGGGAGGTACCGAGGAGGTTTCCCCATGAGCACTACTTTTGTGCTCTCTGCAGTTTCAGATTTATCATTTCTCATTGAGGTCACATTCCCCTTTCTGCAACCATCTTCTAAAATGGAAAGATGAGGTTGGTATTCAGTCCCTGcagccattttttttattttaaaacttgcATCCATTCAATCTGAATCAAAAGCAAGCCAATCAAGTTGAGGTTTATATTGGTAAATGACCAATTGCTAGTAgagggaaagaaagagaaagaaaaagggtaCAAAGTAGCTttaatttctttcctttatATGGAAAAAGCTAGGTAGAAAAATCCAAGAAACTTTTGAACCCATCTCTACCATAATTGCTAGTACTACAACCATGTGCAACCCAAGTTGAGCTGAAGTTATGGAGTTACAAGCTAAAAAAGCTTAATAAGATATATTCTCCCCCAAAGAAtaacatgtaaataaaaattcataggAATAGTCACAAACCCAGATCACAAACATCAGAATATCCACAACCCATATCGAATTTCACAAAATTCACTAATTTCAAATCAATACGAATCCTAAAAACAGAAGAAACTGACAAATCAAGCACTAGGCAACTATAGATATAATAAGATTCATATGTGCAGGAGATAGAAGATGAAGAATAAGATAATCATAAACTCATTATACTTGCCGTACAATTATGGTGAACAATTCTTTAAAATGATGCTTGATTcctggaaagaaagaaagaatgaaaaaaaggaGGAGTAAGTGACAACCACAAAGGCACAAAAATAAAGCTCCAAAGCTTTCAACTTTGAGATAATGGGGACTAGGGACTAGGACTTTTTGGAGTCTAGGACACTGTTATTGGGGTTGGAAATTAAAGGAAGTGTAGGACATAGTTGTGTACTTTTGTGATTTCTGAGCACGTGGCTATGTGGGATTGGGGGGGTTGAGTTTACGTAGTTGGATAGGATTTGGAAGAGTGAGTGTTTTTTTCAACAATTGCGGCTGAGATATCCTGGCCGTTGGATTGTTTGTACGTGGAAATAAACGGTCAGATGTGGGGGACAGTTTTCATAGGTAGAGTATAAGGTAGTTGACAGTAGTTGACACATTGGAATTTGAATGTGTAGGGTGGGGGCACGTGTGCAGCTGCTATTTGCTTTGAATCTTATCACAGAAACGTCGTTTCTAACACcgtttaagatttttttgtttttaatggaaatttaattacaaaacaaaagtcTCAATAGTTGAGTTGACACCCATACATATCTATcgattatcttttttttatgaagatCTTTATCAATAATTGACTTGCAACAAAGTTAGGAGGATCTAATCTAATACAACATAAAAGGTTCCCTACAGCTACAGCTAGCTAATTCATGTCTTTACTTTcctttaaaaaagtaaaattcatGTCTTAACTTTTACTAAAAGATCTAAGTAGTAATTTCCTTCTTTATCTAATGTTGGAGATGAGTCACCTCAACACAAGTGGAAACGACTCTAGATTCAACTTTTTACAAAAcggcaacaatgtctttaccaaAACCCATTAGTATTTTAATGCTTGCTTCTTTACAGACCAAAGTAACATGAACCTTTCCGTGGGGCATTATGACCTTGGCCTATAACTTAGGGGAGTTCGGCCCTTAAGACCAACAACCTAAACCATGATGGTAACTGGTAAGGGTTAGTTTCAATGCACCGGAGTTGACATGATATGATCACGTGTTTGCATCGTGTCAACTCTAATACATTGAAGCACTAGAGCTAATTCTTGTCTAACAATGATAGATTCATAGACAAAGAAATTCATACTATTGGAAGGAAAACTAGATTCATATTATGTCTATcttattatttatcaaatagGAGTATTAAGGAGAAAGTCTAAGGGCACACCCAAGTATGCATTCAAATCTCACCTTGTAATTGGTTCATGGTGGTCCCATGTGTAAGTGTGCTAAAAAATTCCATCACAACTTGACATTCAAATATATATGTTGTGAATTGGATGTAGGTTTGGGTCAGGGACGGATCTACGTTGGAGCAaagggggccattgccccccccaccccccctccacattaaaaaaaaaaaaaaaaagtataaaaaaattaagatttgcccttatatatatatttgtctctcctcctccaaaatatttagatattgatctacaagaaaataaataaataaaaaaaaatttatacccctttaactacaaaaacaaaataaaaaaataaatatggactaaacaaaaatcgcgcacaaaataagaaacactcattttttatgttatactttgttgatgtgttttataatatgaaatgtttaagaaatacttattttgtatgtagtattttgttgaatatgaaatagatgctagtttttattttcataaatttttttttggttttaagctttGCCCCCCTCAGGTATGAATTCTGGTTCCGTCCCTGATTTGGGTGTGGCCATAAGCGTATTATGTGTCGATTAAACGCATGCAGGGAGGACCAAATGCTGACAAGTGCCTTCGGTTGCAAAGAGTAGCCAAGTAAAACTGATCATTAGGAGTAGCTCGAGAGTCTTGGAAAATATGGTCTCACTCTCACACCAGACTTTGTGCATAATTGTATAATACAACCTTCTCAACTCACCATTGCATTTACTGCCACCAACCCCATCTATCcatcaaattttaatattactttaaaTGATTAGCTCCATAGTTGGAAACCAAGAAGAGAATGTCGTCATTGGTTTGTCCTGGTGTAGCGAGCAAATTTTTCTCCTCTTTATAGGTCCTATCCAGATCGATGTTAAGGTATACATTGAGTTTTCATACAATCGATAATTATTTACAACTGCCAGCAGCTTCAACCAAAGCAAAAACCTACCATTCTCTTCATTGCTAAATGCTAAGGTTGCTTCCAAACCTCCAAGCTTTATTTCTTGACAATTTGATCCTGATTAGATAGCCAAGACTCCCAGTTAGGTCCCAAATTTTTTCCATCTTAgcatatatttagttatttttctttaagatATTCAAGTgctaatttttaaagaaaaatgctacaATTGTTTCGAATAATTACAATTGCATACCCATTAATTTATATACTAATTTGTTCTTTGTTAGTTCTCAGTGACATTAAATCAATTATGCAATGCTTTGTAATATTTACACTGCATTAGTTTACAAGGTCTatgtgatttcttttttcttttcttttttttgatgaataggTCATGCTATTTCTTATTTAGAATTGGATTGCACAGATAATGAACATGAAAAGTACATTTAACGCTTCCATGAGAAGTGCTTGTTGTTTGGATATTAACACTTGTTATGGCGACATGGTGTCACGTTAAACTCCTGTCTTTATGAGCCTTGAAGCTTGCAGTAGTAAATTTCAAGCTTtcactttaaaaagttttaaaataattctaaattttCAGAACATTgttaatttcaagtttcaacagcggctttaaacaacaataaataaaaaaagggggggatGGGGTCTTTAAGAAGacttttaaaatttggaaaagtGATGATGAAGCAACTATCAAGGTCCATAAAATATACTGTACTATAAATATAAGAATTGGTAGTTGGTACAGGCAATAAAACTAGAATTAATAAAGGGTTACGtgagaaaacaaaatacaaGTTCTGGTCAAGTATTT
This genomic window contains:
- the LOC115969168 gene encoding nucleolar complex protein 4 homolog; this translates as MASIASKNAKNKSKPKSKSKERLSLSELKTLGHQLLSSRAHINNLPILLSHVSPTSPPPHALESLLSLHSFFAPILSDLPSSKPSSTNHRDDDPELIYNTWVRSKFDIFVNSLIDFAASPLADETLKEVVLDTMMEFVKVANGGRFHSAIYHRLLHAIVHSTVPVNFVVDLLVSKYFKYIDVRYFTYISLEKLARTLEEKDISDHGDVNADSNDESHSKSSLEIFIHNIHYVISHIPPLEGSDEKSDFEMWSRSGGDSKELSGNPKAEDKQLHTEKNKNNVLSAAKIAKKMKLKFTKAWISFLRLQLPLDVYKEVLVTLHQAVIPYLSNPIMLCDFLTRSYDIGGVVSVMALSSLFILMTQYGLEYPNFYEKLYALLVPSIFMAKHRAKFFQLLDSCLKSTLLPAYLAAAFAKKLSRLSLSVPASGALVIIALIHNLLRRHPSINCLVHREVQEETAKETDADMSSRKLGIDHFDNEESNPIKSKAMKSSLWEIDTLRHHYCPAVSRFVLSLENDLTVRAKTTEMTVQDFSSGSYATIFGDEIRRRVKQVPLAFYKAIPTSLFSESDFPGWTFKHDGKETIDGNDEKQITNISDECDNSSAKRQRVENS
- the LOC115968628 gene encoding probable protein phosphatase 2C 27 isoform X2 yields the protein MRNDKSETAESTKVVLMGKPPRYLPPIGHCMSSTQLASTAEVELDSGVVSTESPSDGNAMFVPVFRSGICSEIGPKPYMEDEHICIDNLFEHLGSTAPFPSPGAFYGVFDGHGGIDAALFVRENILRFILEDSHFPICVNKAIKSAFLRADHAFADAASLDSSSGTTALTALIFGRMMLIANAGDCRAVLGKRGKAVELSRDHKPDSSSERLRIEKLGGVVYDGYLNGQLSVARAIGDWHMKDPKGSSSPLSAEPELQDMVLNEEDEFLILGCDGLWDVMSSQCAVTIARKELMLHNDPERCSRELVREALKRNTCDNLTVVTVCFSPDPPPALEIPKFQFKRCISAESLDLLQDLLDSNI
- the LOC115968628 gene encoding probable protein phosphatase 2C 27 isoform X1, which gives rise to MDASFKIKKMAAGTEYQPHLSILEDGCRKGNVTSMRNDKSETAESTKVVLMGKPPRYLPPIGHCMSSTQLASTAEVELDSGVVSTESPSDGNAMFVPVFRSGICSEIGPKPYMEDEHICIDNLFEHLGSTAPFPSPGAFYGVFDGHGGIDAALFVRENILRFILEDSHFPICVNKAIKSAFLRADHAFADAASLDSSSGTTALTALIFGRMMLIANAGDCRAVLGKRGKAVELSRDHKPDSSSERLRIEKLGGVVYDGYLNGQLSVARAIGDWHMKDPKGSSSPLSAEPELQDMVLNEEDEFLILGCDGLWDVMSSQCAVTIARKELMLHNDPERCSRELVREALKRNTCDNLTVVTVCFSPDPPPALEIPKFQFKRCISAESLDLLQDLLDSNI